A genomic region of Papaver somniferum cultivar HN1 chromosome 7, ASM357369v1, whole genome shotgun sequence contains the following coding sequences:
- the LOC113295735 gene encoding uncharacterized protein LOC113295735 translates to MMMQKQDSNAQRQDAILQKQDMAIKDLQTQIGQLDIDMNELKAQNSTKLPSQPFVNPRANVNDVTLTSGKQTEEPKQQEKAPKLELKPLPDHLKYAYLGDGEELPVIIAKNLTTIQEERLLRKLDKRSHVIYYSSRTLNEAQVNYSTTEKELLAIVFALEKFRDYLVGANVIVYSDDAALQYLLKKKEAKPILIRWILLLQEFNV, encoded by the exons atgatgatgcaaaagcAAGATTCCAATGCTCAGCGTCAAGATGCAATCCTGCAGAAACAAGATATGGCTATAAAGGACTTGCAAACTCAAATTGGACAGTTGGATATAGACATGAATGAACTAAAAGCACAGAATtcaacaaagttgccatcacagccttttgtgaatccaagagcgaACGTCAATGATGTAACTCTAACAAGTGGGAAGCAAACAGAagagccaaaacaacaagaaaag gcacctaaattAGAACTGAAACCCCTACCTGATCACTTAAAGTATGCTTACTTGGGTGATGGGGAAGAGCTTCCagtcattattgcaaagaatctcacaACAATACAGGAAGAACGCCTTCTTCGg AAACTAGAcaagaggtcacatgtgatttattattcATCAAGGACCCTAAATGAAGcgcaagtcaattattcaaccaCCGAAAAGGAGTTGCTGGCTATagtatttgcattagaaaaatttagaGATTATTTGGTGGGTGccaatgtgattgtatattctgatgATGCAGCACTACAGTACCTATTGAAAAAGAAGGAGGCTAAGCCAATACTCATACGTTGGATTCTTTTGTTGCAAGAATTCAATGTGTAA
- the LOC113295736 gene encoding uncharacterized protein LOC113295736: MWAHTHNGMFTIKSAYKAYMNESCTREEVSFWRKVWSLECLTKIKFFMWKIFSHMLPVNSLLSVYNPSIDDICPLCKNEVEIELHLLVQCPIASYVWFGMSFQHLISPDLQGIDDYFLMWFENGLGDSPYNVNWPSIASIIMWCIWKLRCDVVFRKIAIDLNKVILDVKRMINSYIKPFIPVRDSNIHKKICRTEVEHFMFIDGSYKDFNMGVGIFWCDLAGTIKGSRVDFGLIPDAVGAESNALFLGISWALEMNLSRVIFLSDCLQMVDFVNGDCSKVGWWSSDVLKDCRSLLSSNSSFKLMYINRVKNNLADKLARRARKYCIKNNWVSFPPFLDGLVRKEPLVDVCTSLLS; this comes from the coding sequence ATGTGGGCTCATACACATAATGGTATGTTTACTATCAAATCGGCGTATAAGGCTTATATGAATGAAAGTTGTACTAGGGAAGAAGTTTCTTTCTGGCGCAAGGTTTGGTCTTTGGAGTGTCTTACCAAAATTAAGTTCTTTATGTGGAAAATATTTTCTCATATGCTTCCTGTTAATTCCCTACTTAGTGTTTATAATCCTTCTATTGATGATATATGCCCTCTTTGCAAGAATGAAGTTGAAATTGAGTTACATTTACTAGTCCAGTGTCCGATTGCTTCATATGTTTGGTTTGGTATGTCCTTTCAGCATTTAATTTCGCCTGATCTGCAAGGGATAgatgattattttcttatgtggtTTGAAAACGGTTTGGGTGACTCTCCTTATAATGTTAACTGGCCAAGTATTGCTTCTATTATAATGTGGTGTATCTGGAAGTTGCGTTGTGATGTGGTTTTCAGAAAGATTGCTATTGATCTAAATAAAGTTATACTAGATGTGAAAAGAATGATAAACTCATATATTAAACCTTTCATTCCTGTGAGAGATAGTAACATACATAAAAAGATCTGCAGAACTGAGGTGGAACATTTTATGTTTATTGATGGCTCTTACAAGGATTTTAATATGGgtgttggtattttctggtgtgattTGGCAGGAACAATAAAAGGTTCTCGTGTTGACTTTGGGCTGATTCCAGATGCGGTTGGAGCTGAATCAAATGCactttttttgggtatctcttgGGCTTTAGAGATGAATCTGTCTAGAGTCATTTTTCTTAGCGACTGTCTTCAAATGGTGGATTTTGTGAATGGAGACTGTTCAAAAGTGGGCTGGTGGAGCAGTGATGTTCTAAAGGATTGTAGGAGTTTGTTGTCTAGTAATAGTAGTTTTAAACTTATGTATATTAATCGTGTCAAAAACAATCTAGCTGATAAGCTTGCTCGTCGAGCCAGAAAGTACTGTATTAAGAATAATTGGGTTTCTTTTCCTCCTTTTTTGGATGGTCTTGTAAGGAAGGAGCCCCTAGTTGATGTCTGTACTTCACTTTTAAGTTAA